CATCCGATGGATTTTAACCAATTAGAGTAAGCCTAGTGTTGACGCGGGAAAACCATTCATTTGCGAAACTCCGGTTTTGAACTGCAGTTTTTTCAGTCGTCGAATCGTCTTCGAGCGAAAACTGAAGTAATGGAAGAAATTAGCAGTCAAAACTCAGATTTGGGGCTAGAAGATTTGGACAAATTAGAAGCAAAAGGTCAGGCGGAAAATACAAAGAGAGCCACTTCGTGGGGGATCAAAAAATTCGGGATATGGTGCGACAAACGAAAGCTGAAAGTTGACTTCAATTGTGTAACACCGGTTGAGCTAAATGAATTACTACGGAAATTCTACGCTGAAGTTAAatcggaaaaaggccaaccgCTAACACCAAGTACTCTAACTGGTATTCGAGCTGCGATCCACCGACAATTGACTTCAGCTCCGATAAGCAGGAGTATGAATATTATGCAAGACAGCGAATTTCTTTCagcgaacaaaatgtttgaagccAAGTGCAAGCTGTATACAAAAGAGATGAATCCTAAACCCACGCACAAATCTTCGATAGCAGCTGGAGATATGCTGAAGCTTCGTGGTTACTTTTCTGAAGGTCTTGACTCAAATAATTCTTGGGCAGATCCCGAGCGACTTCTACAGTTTGTgtggttttcactttgttttcattttggtcgcCGCGGAAGAGAAGGCTGGCGAGAGCTCTCTAAGCAATCattcggaataaaaacagacgACTCTGGAGCCCGATATGTGACAGAAATACAgacagaacaaacaaagaactatCAAGGAGGGTCGAAGCAAAAGGACCAAGCTTATTCTGATGTACGTATGTACGAGAACTCGACGCCGCTTGATCCGGTGGGTTCATTCGAATTCTACATTAGTCGTCTTCATCCAAGCTGCCAGGCTCTCTTTCAGACCCCTAACCACCACTTCAAGAAAGCTGAATCAAGATAGTTTCGAAATGAACCGCTTGGCAAAAACACTATTGCTAAGCTAATGGAAAACATTTCCTCAAAAGCTGAGTTGTCAGAGAGATACACGAATCACTGCATTCGGGCCTCAACGATAACAGCTTTATATCAACGTGGAGTCGATGCTAAACAGATTTGTGCGATAACGAAGCACAAAGATGAGAGGAGCTTGAGTCACTATATTTCTCAAACTACCAGTGAACAAAAACGGCAATGCTCCAGGCTTTTGCAAGAAGCGTTTTATGGACATTCGCCCACACAAACCTCTCAAGACTCACGTTCGTCAACACATTCCGAAGGCGAAAATACCGGCAGGACTGGAGAAGTCACTTCAGTTTCGCAAACACTGCAGaatcattttctctctttagcCCAGCCATATCCAAACTGCACTCAGCACATTCAAATCGGAACTATGAACGTCTATCATGGGGCAGGCCCTTCTCAACCTACTGATCACTCTGATTGCAAACCTGTCAAGCGCCGTCGGATAATTATCGAAAGTGACAGTGATTAGAACTGAGtttccgttaactttgtgatggTTCTGTTACCAGCATGGACATTTTTAAGGTTAACTTTGTGATATGCCTATCATTTATAGacgattttaagcattttttcggTAATTTTCAATAAGTTCACTGGACTGAGTTGATTCTTTAATAGCTTGTTCAATCAACACTTACATGATGATTTGAAGTGACTTTGAATTCGTCATTCACTTAGCTTGTATTATTAAAACTCGCATTCTTGATATCATTTGGCcttgtttattgataataatgataatgacatgacttttttcgggaatattgtttatttgcgcccttgtagtgtcatttgaggccctcgcgcttcgcgctcgggccgcaaatgacactacgcgggcgcaaataaacaatattccctCAAAAAGTCATGTTATTCCCTTATTAGCAAAAAAGATGTTAAAAACTGACCTCTTCAATAACCGAAGCTAATCTTTCGACCAGCTGGAAAGTCTCCTCGTCTTCGTCCTCAATATCTGAAAATTTTAGAGCTTCAGCATCCATGTTCGTAGAAACAACAGACTAACAGTTCTTACCGGCTCGCTCATAAAATTTAAATACGTCACCAAGGCGCAAATATCCTGACGTTGCTTCAGTCAATTTAATAAAGCGCACACCTTTTTAATAATTGAGGGGACGTAATATGAAACTCTTATAGATGCAAATAGGTTGCCAATGAAAAATTATAAGCTGAAATTAACGCGAAGTTCAGTTTAGTGGTAAACCGTTTGTTTCAAAACAGCAACTTATTTATACgtggatttttgaaaaaaaggatgaatgtacatttcttttacttttttccttcaaGCCTTGAAGCTACGTTTAAATTGTGGCCAGTCTATCTAATCCTGAGTTGATATTTTCCTTTCCAAACAGTGATCTTCCCGCATGTTGTAATAACAGCGAAGAAACCATAAGTCGGTAACTTCAATTTAAAGTGTATAAGGCCGAGCGACGGTACTTAAAAAATCCTTTTGCCAGTCTTCTATCAACAAATTACTGAAATTATATCAGCTGCATTTCCCGCAATCACTAAGTGTCATGGTGATAACTATAAACGGTTTTATTAAAATGGGTTAGAATACCGTTTGCGAGAACACCTGTCAGgaaagtttaatttaaattatttctCCCACTGACTCCTTATCAATTATTTATCAGGTTTATACGGCTACTTACAATTTCAATAATGAATGAAGCTATAGAATATATCCATTATCATGTATATTTCCTGCCAGCACGCAAACTCAGCACCAACAATCCAGCCTATACTTTGTACACTGTTCAAGAATTGAAAATTATCCCAATTCTACCTGCGCAAACCGTCCTATCATCTAAGCTTTATTCACATATGTGAAACGTTAAAATGCTATTAAAACGTCTCCTAAATGAGATGCAATTTACAGGTGGTAAACAGAGCGAACACTTCCTTCCCTGTTAAGGTGTTttgatatagtttttcagaggccataccgatctTTTTTAATCGCTTTAAAAGGGATTTTATcgttgtctgatcgctataaaattgtGGCGATTGGTGTTCACACTACTGTTTTGATGCGTTTCCGACGGTCCACACGAAAACGTTCGAAAACGGTAGAATTTCACGTTGTGTTGTAAGGTGAACTCTATGCGCATGCTTCAACACACGCGCCTGCGATATTTTTGGTCATCGTTTTCCTTTATGACCGTTCAAACTAAAATACGACATGTATGCGCTTTGATCCACCGTCAATAACGTTTTCAACTTGATTcgttttcgatgaaaacgctcaaCGTAGTAGTGTGGAGGAAACGCCTAAACGAATCGAAATGTAGGTGTTTTCGAACGAAAACGCATTAGAGTGGTCG
The genomic region above belongs to Porites lutea chromosome 12, jaPorLute2.1, whole genome shotgun sequence and contains:
- the LOC140921849 gene encoding uncharacterized protein; the protein is MEEISSQNSDLGLEDLDKLEAKGQAENTKRATSWGIKKFGIWCDKRKLKVDFNCVTPVELNELLRKFYAEVKSEKGQPLTPSTLTGIRAAIHRQLTSAPISRSMNIMQDSEFLSANKMFEAKCKLYTKEMNPKPTHKSSIAAGDMLKLRGYFSEGLDSNNSWADPERLLQFVWFSLCFHFGRRGREGWRELSKQSFGIKTDDSGARYVTEIQTEQTKNYQGGSKQKDQAYSDVRMYENSTPLDPVGSFEFYISRLHPSCQALFQTPNHHFKKAESR